The DNA region ATTTGCGAAGTTGTCCAGGTCTACCTAAAAATGAATTTGAGTCTAAATCAACTCAATTCCATCACCTAAAAATATAAATTCGTACAAATTTACAAGTTATCTCGCGAGTTTGACAATAATaactacaaatttaaaattaaactaattattagtatacacaaaatatacattaaaatagattttttttacttaaataaattaaagaagaTAGAGTCAAATTTACATgaatttctctaaataaattttcaacacaCAATTCCCGCTTCTTATATTTATAATGTTAATTCATTAATCATGGTAGTCAtggaatttcttttaaaaaataaacataattattataGGATAATGAGTTTCTATTTATACACATTGTCTTGAAACaatttatataaacataaaaaaaaattcatgctttaaaaatttatttaaggaATTCATGTAAATTTGactcattttaaatttatttaaataaaaaacctttTTTTATTTACTCAAATTGtccttttataataatttatttgattttgctgaagaaaaaatttaaataaatattaaaattttgaatcttaaattttaaattttaaaatttaaattattaatataaaatataatagataaaatttttgtttaattaacaaGTAATGCACTTTACTTTTTATAAAACGATAAAGGATTTCTATttgaaaatggataaagttaaagtaaaaacaaataaaacttatTGGATGAAGTGTCCTCTTTGGATTGGATTTTGGTTTATAGGTAAAATGAGTGTTggcaatcttaaattttttttttaaaaattttgattttgaattgaaaaaaattgcaaaataaaaattatattaaatattaaaattacattaaattatactaaacgttaaaatatttaaaaaaatttgaataaaaaaagcaTATTTTACTTTATAATATTTCATATTTAAGGTTAGTTTGATAAAACAATAACATTTGTGATATATAAAATGTTTTcttaagtttaatttatttttttaaaattgaaaataaaatgtaaatagaGTGTATTTCAATGTaactcttttattattttattttatcttattttataggAGAAAATAaagtgagaaaaagaagaaagcccAAACTCACTATAGTACATAGGTGTGGTAAGCCCTATATCAAAGCCCAACGCGTAGTTGTCTTCCTTTGGTTACTCAGTCTCTCACCACACTACCAACTTAAACCCTAATATCCCTCCCTTTCTCCACTCCTCCATCGACCCACCACCATGGCAGCCATCGACTACGAAGACGCACGCGGCGGCTCCTACGACGACCGCCGCCAAACACCACCACAGCAGGACCTCGGCTACGACCCAAACTTCGTCCCCGACTCCGTCAAATCCTTCGTGGTCCACCTCTACCGTCACATCCGCGAGAAGAATGTCTACGAGATACACCAGATGTATGAGACCTCCTTCCACACTCTCTCCGACCGTCTCTTCAAGGACTCGCCCTGGCCCTCCGTCGATGCCGTCGCTCACTACGTCGACAACGACCACGTCTTCTGCCTCCTCTACCGTGAGATGTGGTTCCGCCACCTGTACGCTCGCTTAACCCCTACGCTCCGCCAGAGGATCGATTCGTGGGACAATTACTGCAGCTTGTTCCAGGTGGTGCTTCATGGTGTTGTCAACATGCAGCTTCCGAATCAGTGGCTATGGGATATGGTTGATGAGTTCGTTTACCAGTTCCAGAGCTTCTGCCAGTACCGCGCCAAGATGAAGAACAAGACAGAGCAGGAGATCGCTCTCTTGCGCCAGTTCGATCAGGTGAATACTTAAATTACTTTTGTTTTGGATATTAATTTCGTCCATTAGTGGTTGACATAGGCTTCAATTAGAACTATGGAGTATAGATCAATTTGTTTGTTGATTTAGGGTTCTTTTATTCTTTCAACTATTAGAATGTTGTAAAGATAATCTTTATAATACTTGTTTGCTGTGTTTTGTAAGGACTGAGTTTAATTTTGTTGTACTATTGTTGAAAAATGGATTTCACCAGGTTGGCAACTTTGCCGAGGGTATCGATACCATATTGGTTTCCTCCTTTCCCTGTTGCCTATAGTAGACCAAGCTGAATGATAGTTAATGGTTGTGCCGATTTTTTAGTCAGTGCACTTGTCTATTGATGCTAAGTTGCTAACATTGtgcaatattaaaatcaaatcatatgtttttgttttaaaactCTTAATATAGTAGGTGGTTGAGTCCAACACTTTTTCCCACGTGGCAATATATAATCGAATGTCTACGTGAAGCTTTTTTTTATATTGACGATGTAATAAAGTTAAATCCTGGTTTCTATTTACTACTAAGTGGGTTAATGCTGAATGTTTGTGGACTTATTGACTTGTAGGCTTGGAATGTTTATGGGGTTCTTAACTTCTTGCAAGCGCTTGTGGAGAAGTCCATGATTATTCAGATACTTGAGCAGGAGAAGGAGGGGCTGGAGCAGTTCACTGCCACTGATGGTTATGACTACAATGGAGGAAGTAACGTGTTGAAGGTGTTGGGGTATTTCAGCATGGTTGGGTTGCTGCGTGTGCATTGTCTTCTCGGTGATTATCATACGGGGCTCAAGTGCTTGCAACCTATTGACATTAGTCAACAGGGTGTTTACACAAGCGTGATTGGAAGCCACATCACAACCATATATCACTATGGTTTTGCTAATCTCATGCTCCGCAGGTGTGATGATTGGTTGATTTTGTTTCAATATTGAACAAGTGTTTGATTTTATTGATACATTTGTTGTTTATTGTTGGTGATAGGCTTGTAGCTGAGTTCACTTTCTAATTGCCTTTTATATTAAGaataatatctataaaaaattttaatagagaACACAAAAGATTGTTAGTTCATTGAATCCATTGGAAGATACAAAACTTTGTacttctattttttgtttatattattaattattaataccaTATGACCTAGCTTGCTGCCTTCTCTACAGATACGTGGAAGCAATTCGTGAATTTAACAAGATTCTCTtgtatatctttaagacaaagcaATACCATCAGAAATCACCACAGTATGAGCAGATATTGAAGAAAAATGAACAAATGTATGCCTTGCTGGCTATTTGCCTTTCACTCTGCCCACAAAACAGGCTTGTTGATGAAACTGTGAACTCTCAATTGCGAGAGAAGTATGGTGAAAAGATGATTAGAATGCAAAGATATGATGATGAGGCATTTGCTATATATGACGAGCTCTTCTCCTATGCATGTCCCAAATTCATCACTCCTTCAGCACCTAGTTTTGAGGAGCCTCTTGTAAATTATAACCAGGTATTCCTTGGATCCTATCTGAATCATCAAAATAACATTTTGATTAGCCCAACAGATGAACAGAACTTCAAATTCTAGTTGGGCCCAACTATGTTCACATTTGAACATCATTTTTCATCCTGTCTGCAATCTTGAAGGCTTGAATTTAATCTGGTTAAATACCTTAAACTTGTATAATCCAGTGATCTTCTAAAATAATGAGAATAATCTATTGAAAGATAGTCAGTGGGGCATCCTGTGAACCTTGTTAAAGTGAAACTTTGGGTTTTTGTTCTCATAATATTTTATCAACTGATTGCAATAGTAatgtttgtttttgcttttttgttGCCAAGTGTTTATTCACTTGTTTAAGCATTCCTTGGTA from Arachis hypogaea cultivar Tifrunner chromosome 10, arahy.Tifrunner.gnm2.J5K5, whole genome shotgun sequence includes:
- the LOC112716156 gene encoding uncharacterized protein translates to MAAIDYEDARGGSYDDRRQTPPQQDLGYDPNFVPDSVKSFVVHLYRHIREKNVYEIHQMYETSFHTLSDRLFKDSPWPSVDAVAHYVDNDHVFCLLYREMWFRHLYARLTPTLRQRIDSWDNYCSLFQVVLHGVVNMQLPNQWLWDMVDEFVYQFQSFCQYRAKMKNKTEQEIALLRQFDQAWNVYGVLNFLQALVEKSMIIQILEQEKEGLEQFTATDGYDYNGGSNVLKVLGYFSMVGLLRVHCLLGDYHTGLKCLQPIDISQQGVYTSVIGSHITTIYHYGFANLMLRRYVEAIREFNKILLYIFKTKQYHQKSPQYEQILKKNEQMYALLAICLSLCPQNRLVDETVNSQLREKYGEKMIRMQRYDDEAFAIYDELFSYACPKFITPSAPSFEEPLVNYNQDAYRLQLKLFLYEAKQQQLLSGVRTFLKVYSTISLAKLASYMEVDEPTLRTILMTYKHKTHSVDSDGKVISNADVDFYIDDDMIRVMESKPAKRYGDYFLRQIAKLEGVINEMDSVKLE